The following is a genomic window from uncultured Draconibacterium sp..
TTTCTTGCTCCGGTAAACAGTAGGTCGCAATCAAAAGAAGTTGTTGCACTTAAGGGCGATGGAATTTACCGTTTGCTAACCCGATACGGTTTATCATCATCAGAATATATGGATGACTTTATCGCTCTAAACAAAAGCAACCTGGGGCGAAATAACACTTTGCTCGCCGGGGTAAAATACAAACTTCCTGATACAGCAGAATTATCGACAACAACAACTACAAGTGCTCCCCCATCAAAAGGAACCGGGAAAGTACTGCACTACGATATATTTGGAAGTAAATACGCCAATATTGAAATTGAAAGTAACGACCTGAAAGGGGCTGTGTACTATCTGGTTGGCGGACATGGAGGCCCTGACCCCGGCGCTGTTGGTAAATATAATGGCTACCACGTTTACGAAGATGAATATGCTTACGATGTTACTTTGCGCCTGGCACGGAATCTTATTGCCCAGGGAGCCTCAGTTTACCTAATCACCCGTGACAAAAATGACGGAATTCGTGATGACTACAGCCTGAAAGCCGACAAAGACGAAGTTTGTTATCCGAACTTAAAAATACCGTTGAATCAAACCCGCCGACTTCGTCAACGAACCGATGCGGTGAATAGGCTTTACAAAAAACACAAGGGGGCATTTCAGCGAATGATTGCGATACATGTCGATTCAAGATCTAAAGGCGAAAATATCGATATCTTTTTCTATCACGACAAACGCAGTGAAACAGGAGAAAAAGCATGTAAAATTCTTCGCGATACAATTGAAAAGAAATACCACGAAGTTCAGCCTAACCGGGGATACACCGGCACTGTATCAACCCGACCTTTATACGTAGTGAGAAATACATGGCCCACAGCAGTATTTATTGAATTGGGCAATATGAACCACCGACGCGATGTAAAACGTTTGGTTATTCCCGACAATCGTCAGGCGGTGGCTAATTGGCTAACCCTTGGTTTAATAACCGACTATAAAACCAACAAATAACCCGGCTGCTACCCGCTCAACTTAAAATCCAACCGTTTGTTATACTTGCGTGAAACAACAACAAAGTATAATACTGTTTGATGGCGTTTGCAATCTGTGTAATTCGGCAGTGGATTTAATCCTGAAAAAAGCGCAGGATAAGGACTTTGAGTTTGTTGCGCTGCAATCGGATGAAGGACAACAACTATTAAAGGAGTTTGAATTACCGCTTGAAATTAACACTGTAGTGCTCATTCAAAACAATCAGACATATTCTAAATCGGAAGCAATACTTGAAATCTGCAAGCACCTAAAAGCTCAGTGGAGCTGGTTGGAAGTATTCAGAATATTACCTAAAAGCTGGCGCGACAAATTATATCGTTTTGTGGCGAATAACCGCTACAAATGGTTTGGGAAACGAACGAGTTGCCGTAGTTTTTAGAAATCAAAATCGCCGT
Proteins encoded in this region:
- a CDS encoding DCC1-like thiol-disulfide oxidoreductase family protein; this encodes MKQQQSIILFDGVCNLCNSAVDLILKKAQDKDFEFVALQSDEGQQLLKEFELPLEINTVVLIQNNQTYSKSEAILEICKHLKAQWSWLEVFRILPKSWRDKLYRFVANNRYKWFGKRTSCRSF
- a CDS encoding N-acetylmuramoyl-L-alanine amidase, with the protein product MSNLHIKSFGKIILIFFLVTFLAPVNSRSQSKEVVALKGDGIYRLLTRYGLSSSEYMDDFIALNKSNLGRNNTLLAGVKYKLPDTAELSTTTTTSAPPSKGTGKVLHYDIFGSKYANIEIESNDLKGAVYYLVGGHGGPDPGAVGKYNGYHVYEDEYAYDVTLRLARNLIAQGASVYLITRDKNDGIRDDYSLKADKDEVCYPNLKIPLNQTRRLRQRTDAVNRLYKKHKGAFQRMIAIHVDSRSKGENIDIFFYHDKRSETGEKACKILRDTIEKKYHEVQPNRGYTGTVSTRPLYVVRNTWPTAVFIELGNMNHRRDVKRLVIPDNRQAVANWLTLGLITDYKTNK